Proteins from one Anastrepha obliqua isolate idAnaObli1 chromosome 2, idAnaObli1_1.0, whole genome shotgun sequence genomic window:
- the LOC129238078 gene encoding putative histone-lysine N-methyltransferase 1, translating to MEWEQLTLNIRELKEKFDKSYKCVSQNRSIQKDTLNKHAKILVETFNDARILVHDNRRIINKTNWSKISKLLIKLRLNLYNVKEKYQLDIFIPTVLNSPLTLHGEEDQKSVETDLDSDPESNEETDIKENDLKDLTIPAQITLSEEDNEIEQEEGLNSSTSSADTEEYIMTDVNAQRAYIKDISNAIPEFNGQKIHLQRFVTALKLINLTKGTFEEIAVEVIKSKIVGSTLYKVQNETTINAIIKKLQDTIVGETSDVVKAKLSKTMQKGKTAEKFTTEIDNLRKLLEASYIDEGLSAEHADKFSTKEAINTMVKNCEHGKLKTILEAGNFKTMDEAVTKYIQCSTEMTGNPNSILLAQRGRGNYNNRNNYRGRGNGRGNGRGYYNNNNYNNNNRNNGQNNNYQYNNYRGNNRGNNRVNHRGNNHQNGGYNQNSYNNVRVTQNASGNSQQPLDTQQ from the coding sequence ATGGAATGGGAGCAACTAACCCTAAATATCCGtgaactaaaagaaaaatttgataaatcttacaaATGTGTAAGCCAGAATAGGTCAATACAAAAGGATACTTTAAATAAACATGCGAAAATTCTTGTAGAAACATTTAATGATGCAAGAATATTAGTGCATGATAATAGacgcataataaataaaactaactggtcaaaaatatcaaaattgttGATCAAATTacgtttaaatttatataacgtCAAAGAAAAGTATCAGCTAGATATTTTCATTCCAACAGTGTTAAATTCACCATTAACACTACATGGAGAAGAAGATCAGAAATCAGTTGAAACAGATTTAGATTCAGATCCTGAATCAAACGAAGAAACTGACATAAAAGAAaacgacctaaaagatcttacTATTCCTGCACAAATCACTTTATCTGAAGAAGATAATGAGATAGAACAGGAAGAAGGATTGAATTCTAGCACAAGCTCAGCAGACACAGAAGAATACATCATGACAGACGTAAACGCCCAAAGGGCATACATAAAGGACATATCGAATGCCATTCCAGAATTCAATGGACAGAAAATACATCTTCAAAGATTTGTAACAGCTTTGAAGTTAATAAATCTGACAAAAGGCACATTCGAAGAAATAGCTGTTGAGGTCATTAAGTCAAAAATTGTTGGCTCAACTCTATACAAAGTCCAAAATGAAACGACAATTAAtgcaataatcaaaaaattgcaAGATACTATAGTTGGTGAAACATCCGACGTAGTAAAAGCCAAATTGTCTAAAACAATGCAAAAAGGGAAAACTGCCGAAAAATTTACGACAGAAATTGACAATTTACGAAAGCTTTTGGAAGCTTCGTATATCGACGAAGGCCTATCAGCCGAACATGCTGACAAATTCAGCACTAAAGAAGCCATTAACACAATGGTTAAAAATTGCGAACACGGAAAGTTAAAAACAATCCTCGAGGCAGgcaatttcaaaacaatggatgaaGCCGTCACAAAGTATATACAATGTAGTACCGAAATGACAGGCAATCCCAATTCAATATTGCTAGCCCAAAGGGGCCGTGGTAATTATAACAACAGGAATAATTATCGCGGTAGAGGCAATGGTAGAGGCAATGGTCGaggttattataataataataattataataacaacaaccgcAATAATGGCCAGAATAATAATTaccaatataataattatagagGTAACAATAGAGGAAACAACAGAGTCAACCATAGAGGAAATAACCACCAAAATGGAGGTTATAACCAAAACAGTTACAATAATGTAAGGGTGACCCAAAACGCTTCGGGAAACTCCCAACAGCCTTTAGATACTCagcagtaa